Part of the Pseudomonadota bacterium genome, TTTTTAAGGCAGGCTAATAGTTTTTAACAAACCTGCATTCCGGAATAATACAATCAGTGTAACAAGCAGTTACAAATAAAAATAATTTCACATTTAATCAAGGAGGGAAAAGATGGTTGATTTAAGAGTAAAAATGGGAAGTTTGGAGCTTGGAAATCCAGTCATTATTTCATCTGGGCATTTAACCAGGACAGGTGATGATATTAAGAGATGCGACAAATATGGAGCAGGAGCCATTGTAATAAAAAGCGGTTTTCTGGAAAAAGAATACGAAAAAGTTGTCAGACCATACGCTACCGGCCTGTTTCCGGATGCCAGGGCGAATTTTCACTCAACTGGAGACGGGCTTGTTTTCATGTGTGGTTTATCTCCTATCCCGGTTGAAGCTTGGGCAAAATGGTTCAAAGACAACATTAAAGAGATTAAAACCCCTGTTATAGCCAGTTTAGTGGCAGTATCTGTTGAAGGGTATATTAATGGGGCCAAGATGTTTCAAGAGGCGGGCGCTGAAGCGCTTGAGATTCTACTTGGTTGCCCTTTGCCTTATTTGCTGCCGCATCCTTATGTGGGCGGCGCCTCATTTAATCCTGCAATTGTCGAAGAAGTCTGCAGCGAAGTCAGGAAAGCAGTTGGTATCCCGCTGGGAGTGAAAATGATGTTTAATCCATTAGACCAGTCTCCTTTGCAGATACCCAGAAAAGTAGGGTTGGATTGGTTCACAATATCTACGGCTTTCCCCGCAGCTCCGGGTATAAAACTTGATGAGATTGAGCCCGTAATACCCTCATCTGTGGGCATGACCGGTTCTAAAGCGGCAAAACACACAAATTTTGTAGCCCTTTTAGGTCAGGCAGGCCAAGATCAAGATATTCATGTGTCTGTTTCTGGCGGAACGCAGACTTGGAGCGATATTGTTGAGTTTGTTATGTATGGAGCAAGTTCCGTACAGATTCAAACCCTTTTCATGCTGAAGGGTATGGGGTTAATTAAAGAATTCAAAAAAAACATATCAGATTATATGGATTCTAAGGGGTTCGGCTCAATTGAAGAAATGAAAGGAGTTATCCTTCCAAAACTGCTTGCCTTTGACGAAGCTATTGCGACCTACGGAGAGACAAAAGGTAAGATACTGGTTTCAGTGGATCAGGGAAAATGTACTGGCTGTGGTGTGTGTGAAGAGGTCT contains:
- a CDS encoding 4Fe-4S binding protein is translated as MVDLRVKMGSLELGNPVIISSGHLTRTGDDIKRCDKYGAGAIVIKSGFLEKEYEKVVRPYATGLFPDARANFHSTGDGLVFMCGLSPIPVEAWAKWFKDNIKEIKTPVIASLVAVSVEGYINGAKMFQEAGAEALEILLGCPLPYLLPHPYVGGASFNPAIVEEVCSEVRKAVGIPLGVKMMFNPLDQSPLQIPRKVGLDWFTISTAFPAAPGIKLDEIEPVIPSSVGMTGSKAAKHTNFVALLGQAGQDQDIHVSVSGGTQTWSDIVEFVMYGASSVQIQTLFMLKGMGLIKEFKKNISDYMDSKGFGSIEEMKGVILPKLLAFDEAIATYGETKGKILVSVDQGKCTGCGVCEEVCNWGAIKVIDDTVAIVKEKCEGCGLCVCSCTQEALWLENVELVNKIARGC